CAACCACTAATCACTTGGAAGGCATCAACGGTTTTTTAAAGGAAAGGTTAAACTTGATGAGAGGTTTAAAGAAAGAAGAAAACGCAGAACCCTTAATCAAACTTTTGATCTACTATTATCGTTTTCACAAATTCACTTCATCAAAGTTCAAAGAGCGAAACGGGAAAGCTCCGGTTGAACTTAATCAACTGAATAATCAACAATTGCTTGATAAAATATTAAAAGGCAAAGAGCCTTATTCCTGGCTTAGGGATCTACTGTCATCACCCTGATTTAGGGACAGTGCCCTAAATTAAAAAAGGCTACACATTAATGTAGCCTTATTAAAAAAGTCTTTGCACTAATCCGCGCCCCTACCCCATCTTTTTTCTGATAAACGCTGGGATGTCTAATCGTTTCTCGTCGTCACTCACCTCTTTAACATCAGCGTCCTCGTCTAATTTTCCATTTGACTCCATTTCTTTGCCCCCCCCTTCCAGACCTAAACTGCCTTTGATTTTTTCCTTGAAAGAAACTGGCTTTTTGTCAAGTAACTCTTTTTCTTCCTCTTTATTGTTGTTTTCGAAAAAATGAAATCTTCTTTCTCCTTCTACTTCTTGCCGCCTGGCACTGCGCGGAACAATACCGCCAAAACCAGTGGCAATAACAGTAATCCGGACTTCGTCTTTTAAACTCTCGTCAATACTGGCGCCAAAAATAATTTTAGCAGCTTCGTCGGCTGTTTCGGTGATTACTTTAGCGGCTTCATTGACCTCGTGCATGCCCAAGTCTTTGCCGCCGGTAATAGTAAACAATACCCCATGAGCCCCGTCAATAGAAAGTTCTAAAAGCGGGCTATCAATCGCCATTTTCGCGGCTTCCGTGGCCCGACCTTCACCCGAAGCCCGACCAATACCCATTAAGGCAGAGCCTGAATCTTTCATAATCGCCTTAACATCGGCAAAATCAACATTAATCAATCCTGGCATAGTAATAATTTCCGAAATCCCCTGCACTCCTTGTTTTAAAATTTCATCAACCACGCCAAAAGCATCAAGAAGCGAAGTTTTTTTATCAACAATCTGTAATATCCTGTCATTGGGTATAACAATAATAGTATCAACTTTATCTTGAAGCTGCTCTAATCCTCGTTCAGCAATTTCCATCCGCTGCAAACCTTCAAAGCCAAACGGTTTGGTCACCACGCCAATAGTTAAGGCGCCCACATCTTGAGAAACTTGAGCGATTAAAGGCGAAGCGCCAGTACCTGTGCCGCCGCCAAGCCCGCAAGTTATAAAAACCATATCACTGCCCCGTAAGGCATCGTGAATCGCGCTTTGGGATTCTTCAGCCGCCTGACGGCCTAATTCTGCATCCATGCCCGCGCCTAAACC
The window above is part of the Patescibacteria group bacterium genome. Proteins encoded here:
- the ftsZ gene encoding cell division protein FtsZ, with the protein product MPEVKPDIETIAKIKVVGVGGGGNAAITRMIKDKIKGVEFLAINTDAQALHHVPASKKLHIGKNATRGLGAGMDAELGRQAAEESQSAIHDALRGSDMVFITCGLGGGTGTGASPLIAQVSQDVGALTIGVVTKPFGFEGLQRMEIAERGLEQLQDKVDTIIVIPNDRILQIVDKKTSLLDAFGVVDEILKQGVQGISEIITMPGLINVDFADVKAIMKDSGSALMGIGRASGEGRATEAAKMAIDSPLLELSIDGAHGVLFTITGGKDLGMHEVNEAAKVITETADEAAKIIFGASIDESLKDEVRITVIATGFGGIVPRSARRQEVEGERRFHFFENNNKEEEKELLDKKPVSFKEKIKGSLGLEGGGKEMESNGKLDEDADVKEVSDDEKRLDIPAFIRKKMG